A single Metarhizium brunneum chromosome 5, complete sequence DNA region contains:
- the ERG12_2 gene encoding Mevalonate kinase — translation MERKPSSPLAPTFMVSAPGKVIVFGEHAAVFGKPAIAAAISLRSYLLVTTLSKSQRIVRLNFRDIGLDHTWKIDTLPWDMFHRPDKKKFYFSLIDSLDPELLDAMIPHAEEVSKHLPEKQRKIHVRSATAFLYLFLSLGSLHSPGSIYTLRSTIPIGAGLRSSASICVCLSTALLLQIRTLAGPHPDQPAEEAQIQIERISRWAFVGELCIHGDPSGVDNAVSAGGKAVIYQRKRSGPPSVLPLNKFPELPLLLVNTQQPRSTATQVEKVRELKANHRHVTGLILDAIGQLTSSALADLETNGMSDTDRLGTMIRMNHGLLVSLGVSHPRLERIRELVDHADVGWTKLTGAGGGGCAITLFRPDAKLETKRGLERKFHAEGFQTYETILGADGVALLWPALFRRGSEGEGDEEINQELFEKAVGVEGIEDLVGVGKSEDGEGWKFWTRTVEDQCDQSLDHGPSQGNDDEAT, via the coding sequence ATGGAGAGAAagccgtcgtcaccattAGCGCCGACGTTCATGGTGTCTGCGCCTGGCAAGGTCATAGTATTTGGCGAACACGCCGCCGTGTTTGGCAAGCCCGCCATCGCAGCAGCCATCTCCCTTCGATCCTATCTTCTCGTCACGACCCTTTCCAAGTCCCAGCGCATCGTCAGGTTAAACTTCAGAGACATTGGCTTAGATCATACTTGGAAAATAGACACCCTGCCATGGGATATGTTCCATCGACCGGACAAGAAAAAGTTTTATTTCTCCCTTATCGACTCCCTCGACCCCGAGCTGCTCGACGCTATGATACCACATGCAGAAGAGGTCTCCAAGCATCTCCCGGAAAAGCAGCGAAAGATTCACGTTCGATCTGCGACTGCCTTCCTCTACCTCTTTCTTTCGTTGGGGTCATTGCATAGCCCCGGGTCTATCTACACTCTGCGATCCACCATTCCTATCGGTGCcggtctacggagtagtgccAGCATTTGCGTCTGTTTAAGCACGGCGCTGCTTCTTCAGATACGGACGCTTGCTGGACCTCATCCCGACCAGCCGGCTGAGGAAGCCCAAATACAGATTGAGCGCATCAGTCGTTGGGCTTTTGTGGGCGAGCTGTGTATACACGGAGATCCTAGTGGAGTGGACAATGCAGTGTCTGCTGGTGGCAAGGCCGTTATTTACCAAAGAAAACGCTCCGGACCGCCATCTGTCCTTCCTCTCAACAAGTTCCCCGAGCTgccgcttcttcttgttaACACTCAGCAACCCCGTTCCACAGCGACACAGGTGGAAAAAGTAAGAGAACTAAAAGCAAACCACCGTCACGTGACGGGACTGATTTTGGATGCAATTGGCCAACTGACAAGCTCTGCTCTGGCCGATTTGGAAACCAATGGCATGTCGGATACGGACCGTTTGGGAACAATGATTCGTATGAATCACGGATTGCTGGTTTCGCTGGGAGTTTCTCACCCACGCCTGGAGCGTATCCGCGAGCTTGTGGATCATGCAGACGTAGGCTGGACGAAACTGACTGGCGCCGGAGGTGGCGGATGTGCTATTACGCTTTTTCGACCAGATGCCAAGTTGGAAACAAAGAGGGGGTTGGAGAGGAAATTTCATGCCGAAGGCTTTCAGACATACGAGACCATTCTTGGTGCTGATGGAGTCGCCTTACTTTGGCCTGCTCTTTTCCGAAGAGGCAGCGAAGGGGAGGGAGATGAAGAGATCAACCAGGAACTATTTGAGAAGGCTGTGGGGGTAGAGGGAATTGAGGATCTGGTTGGAGTAGGAAAGTCTGAAGACGGGGAAGGATGGAAATTCTGGACCCGAACCGTTGAAGATCAATGCGACCAGTCTCTTGACCACGGCCCCAGTCAAGGGAATGATGATGAAGCGACTTAA